One window from the genome of Leptospira ryugenii encodes:
- a CDS encoding TetR/AcrR family transcriptional regulator, giving the protein MINQISESKVRIMETAVGIANAEGWDSLSVKKIADQLSITSAALYKHFESFEDLKIHISLFCFQEISELLEEVTLLRANSSARLEYLALLLRKFAVKQPGLFQASLFRGEKEPKELASLRNRSQKLLQDLFRDYSIPEDRLLSVSRSYRALIFGILSLEIKKSFGLPEKPEVSFREAVSIFLAGLASKYPEGRIV; this is encoded by the coding sequence ATGATTAACCAAATTTCAGAATCTAAGGTAAGGATTATGGAAACGGCGGTGGGTATTGCAAACGCAGAGGGATGGGATTCTTTGAGTGTCAAAAAAATTGCAGACCAACTATCGATTACCTCAGCCGCACTCTATAAACACTTTGAAAGTTTCGAAGATTTAAAAATCCATATAAGTCTATTCTGTTTTCAGGAGATTTCAGAGCTCTTGGAAGAGGTAACACTATTACGTGCAAATTCTTCTGCCCGTTTGGAATACCTTGCCTTGTTACTCCGAAAGTTTGCAGTCAAACAACCTGGATTATTCCAAGCAAGTCTCTTCCGAGGAGAGAAGGAACCTAAGGAGTTGGCAAGTTTACGGAACCGTTCCCAAAAACTTTTACAAGATCTATTTAGAGATTATTCTATCCCTGAAGACAGATTGCTCTCTGTTAGTCGTTCTTATCGGGCACTTATATTTGGCATTTTGTCTCTTGAAATAAAAAAATCCTTCGGACTCCCAGAAAAGCCTGAAGTGAGTTTCAGAGAAGCCGTTTCCATCTTTTTAGCTGGCCTGGCAAGTAAATACCCTGAAGGAAGGATTGTATGA
- a CDS encoding outer membrane beta-barrel protein translates to MKPFSIFLLLLFLISFSLSAEGPSPKANYLDLRLGAVQIENKTQPLALLSYERILGESFLIGLSAQYIRIQAEKDENRFGFARSTEISVATATLSLGYQFAIGTDWKPYIRLLGGGGQLTGFGRGADLWQYGIGLGTRYFMTESLYLNLELSGSRYQFREDNKIYTDAPQLNLGIGYHF, encoded by the coding sequence ATGAAACCTTTTTCTATTTTTTTATTGCTTCTTTTTTTGATCTCTTTTAGCCTTTCGGCGGAGGGCCCGAGTCCTAAAGCTAACTATCTTGACCTCCGATTGGGGGCCGTACAAATCGAAAACAAAACTCAACCGCTTGCATTATTGTCATATGAACGGATATTAGGAGAGTCATTTTTAATTGGACTCTCTGCCCAGTACATTCGGATCCAAGCCGAAAAAGACGAAAATCGATTTGGTTTCGCCAGGTCTACAGAGATTTCAGTTGCAACTGCCACTTTATCTCTAGGATACCAGTTTGCCATTGGTACGGACTGGAAACCATACATACGGTTATTAGGTGGAGGTGGCCAGTTGACTGGTTTTGGAAGAGGAGCAGACCTCTGGCAATATGGCATCGGTCTAGGAACTCGTTACTTTATGACAGAAAGTCTTTATCTAAATCTGGAACTATCGGGGAGCCGCTACCAATTTAGAGAGGATAACAAAATATATACGGATGCACCTCAATTAAATTTAGGTATAGGGTATCATTTCTAA
- a CDS encoding TetR/AcrR family transcriptional regulator, whose protein sequence is MQKKENPRSKSSRSKSKSSSSPSKEKDLFVRAQILEVARKTVLKKGYEALSIRTLMAELDYSPMVFYRYFTNKRALLHHLWVDIFEALIRSIEKHLDLKKPESDSRIKKIVIGNIEFWLKHPDKYKIVYLHPDYIEEEEEDRFFVDSPLIQSYLERLIQVVVWEKQSRKIGKDLSEMDILRSMVILVQGVCHSLVTVGEFPWGSHKKLYQTMVNIWYKGLK, encoded by the coding sequence GTGCAAAAGAAAGAAAATCCAAGGTCCAAATCCTCCCGTTCTAAATCCAAGAGCTCATCCTCTCCGAGTAAGGAGAAGGATCTATTTGTCCGAGCTCAGATTTTAGAGGTCGCAAGAAAGACAGTCCTCAAAAAAGGTTACGAGGCTCTTTCCATACGTACCTTGATGGCGGAACTCGACTATTCTCCTATGGTCTTCTATCGTTACTTTACAAACAAAAGAGCCTTACTCCATCACTTATGGGTCGATATCTTTGAGGCATTGATTCGTTCCATTGAAAAACATCTGGATCTCAAAAAACCTGAATCTGACTCTCGCATCAAAAAAATTGTCATCGGAAATATAGAATTTTGGCTTAAGCACCCAGATAAGTATAAGATCGTCTATTTGCATCCTGACTATATTGAAGAAGAGGAAGAGGATCGGTTCTTTGTGGATTCTCCCCTGATCCAATCTTACCTTGAGAGGTTGATCCAGGTGGTCGTATGGGAAAAACAATCACGAAAAATTGGAAAGGATTTATCGGAGATGGATATCCTTCGGTCAATGGTTATCCTAGTGCAAGGGGTTTGCCATTCTTTGGTAACGGTAGGTGAATTTCCATGGGGCTCGCATAAAAAATTGTACCAGACAATGGTGAATATCTGGTACAAAGGGCTTAAGTGA
- a CDS encoding acyl-CoA thioesterase produces MNELGKDYTNHYVTRIGDIDYNEHVNGSRYEFFAEDARMQTLSKMGIDIKKLIKNHIALQHKGSHFQFLKQRTWNEILKIETTCDWIENGKIQWNHLIYELESGDLAAKLVRVDSLEEFEAKDRDLIQFYAEKNNELRIREQNTELNPESNVLEFSLRANTSDRNGFHAYPLHQLFKLVEEVRWLFSEGMGLSLEAAKEMDCIFFTTESNLIETSKIYPGQNIQVKAFISDYKKVACTLQQLFFQGNEAKPFLSVKETMLAISPSRMAPRRIPDELIHRFLKSP; encoded by the coding sequence ATGAATGAATTGGGAAAAGACTACACGAACCATTATGTGACACGCATTGGAGATATAGACTACAACGAACATGTGAATGGTTCTCGTTATGAGTTTTTTGCTGAAGATGCGAGAATGCAAACACTTAGCAAAATGGGAATTGACATAAAAAAATTGATCAAAAACCATATTGCTCTCCAACACAAAGGATCACATTTTCAATTTCTCAAACAAAGGACATGGAATGAAATTCTAAAAATTGAAACTACATGTGATTGGATTGAGAATGGCAAGATCCAATGGAATCATCTTATTTATGAGCTGGAATCGGGCGACTTAGCGGCTAAACTTGTAAGAGTAGATTCTTTAGAAGAGTTTGAAGCAAAAGACAGAGATTTGATTCAGTTCTATGCCGAGAAAAATAATGAATTGCGCATCCGAGAGCAGAACACCGAGCTCAATCCGGAGAGTAATGTATTGGAGTTTTCTTTGCGTGCAAATACTTCCGATCGAAATGGATTCCATGCCTATCCATTGCACCAGTTATTTAAACTTGTGGAGGAAGTTCGTTGGCTTTTTAGTGAAGGAATGGGTTTGAGTTTAGAAGCCGCAAAAGAGATGGATTGTATTTTTTTCACTACAGAGAGTAACCTCATCGAAACATCCAAGATTTACCCAGGTCAAAATATTCAGGTAAAAGCCTTTATTTCCGATTATAAAAAAGTAGCCTGCACCTTGCAGCAGTTATTCTTCCAGGGAAATGAGGCAAAGCCATTTTTATCAGTCAAAGAAACAATGCTTGCGATCTCACCATCGAGAATGGCTCCACGTAGGATACCAGACGAATTGATCCATCGCTTTCTAAAATCTCCTTGA
- a CDS encoding GMC family oxidoreductase N-terminal domain-containing protein, whose translation MMKYLFEWKDYPQVSEIRTKVCIIGSGCGGATLALELQKSGIDTIIIEKGGYYPTSSFDNWELNMAGKISAERNLQMDTQYSMNLVYGNNVGGASVHYWADSYRTPEDRLVRWQEKFGIKHHGPKDLNPYWDILEKRLNVHEPKKEYYNLMNQKMKLASQGLSWSGHPVPQARKNCQKSGHCMQGCAFGAKQSQLVTHIEEFMQVGGRIFADLEADVFGTEDGQKAKKINSLKASVIDRAKGKKNGQTIEILADVYVVAAGGFQSSALLLKQGWKQNLPALGEYFGMNASPMVHALFEESMITYRNIPAAFGIDEFRLARFNEKNEYTEGGFMLMANQLQPGTFASMIPFVGEKHFEWMRSYKQVGGTIGWIDDFSDELGRVEMDGKKRLVQAPDGKKTRKQMLDLLKKQVILNFKVGAKKVLVATVTGIEMKSIDEISRLDSQELPPHSLLMAAPHPFGGCRMGEDQKVSVVDFEHKVHGFRNLYVADSSVFPTGPSVDPSFTIMAFSMRLADFLKERLT comes from the coding sequence ATGATGAAATATTTGTTCGAATGGAAGGATTATCCCCAAGTGAGTGAGATCAGAACAAAGGTTTGTATCATTGGTTCTGGATGTGGAGGAGCTACCCTTGCACTAGAGTTACAAAAATCGGGTATCGATACGATCATCATTGAGAAAGGTGGCTATTACCCAACTTCTAGTTTTGACAATTGGGAGTTAAACATGGCGGGGAAAATCTCCGCAGAGCGAAATCTGCAAATGGACACCCAATACTCTATGAATTTGGTATACGGGAACAATGTTGGAGGTGCCTCTGTTCACTACTGGGCTGATAGTTATCGTACGCCTGAGGATCGTTTGGTGCGTTGGCAAGAGAAATTTGGCATCAAACACCATGGCCCCAAAGACTTAAATCCATACTGGGATATTTTAGAAAAGCGACTCAATGTCCATGAGCCTAAAAAAGAATATTATAATTTAATGAATCAGAAAATGAAATTGGCTTCCCAAGGACTCTCTTGGTCGGGTCACCCTGTTCCCCAAGCCCGAAAAAATTGCCAAAAGTCCGGCCATTGTATGCAGGGGTGTGCCTTTGGAGCAAAACAGTCTCAACTTGTAACTCATATTGAAGAGTTTATGCAAGTCGGTGGGCGTATCTTTGCTGATTTGGAAGCAGATGTTTTTGGAACAGAGGATGGGCAAAAAGCGAAGAAAATAAATTCGTTGAAAGCATCAGTAATCGATAGAGCTAAAGGCAAAAAGAACGGCCAGACAATCGAAATTCTCGCAGATGTTTATGTCGTGGCAGCAGGTGGTTTCCAAAGCTCAGCTCTACTTTTGAAACAAGGTTGGAAACAAAATTTACCAGCATTAGGCGAATATTTTGGAATGAATGCTTCACCGATGGTACACGCCTTGTTTGAGGAAAGTATGATCACTTACCGAAATATACCCGCAGCCTTTGGAATAGACGAGTTCCGATTAGCGAGATTTAACGAAAAGAACGAATATACGGAAGGAGGATTTATGCTCATGGCAAACCAACTCCAGCCCGGAACATTTGCTTCGATGATTCCTTTCGTTGGCGAAAAGCATTTTGAATGGATGCGCTCCTACAAACAAGTCGGAGGAACTATCGGGTGGATTGATGATTTTTCCGATGAACTGGGTCGGGTAGAAATGGATGGTAAAAAGAGATTGGTGCAAGCACCTGATGGAAAAAAGACCAGAAAACAAATGTTAGATCTTTTGAAAAAACAAGTGATTCTCAACTTTAAGGTGGGCGCCAAAAAGGTTCTGGTTGCTACAGTTACAGGAATCGAAATGAAATCCATTGATGAAATCTCCAGATTAGATTCCCAAGAATTGCCTCCTCATTCTTTACTCATGGCGGCCCCTCACCCTTTTGGAGGATGCCGTATGGGTGAGGATCAAAAAGTATCAGTTGTTGATTTTGAGCACAAAGTCCATGGATTTAGAAATCTTTATGTTGCTGATTCTTCTGTTTTTCCAACAGGACCTTCCGTGGACCCAAGTTTTACAATTATGGCGTTTAGCATGCGTTTAGCTGATTTTTTAAAAGAAAGACTTACATGA
- a CDS encoding MAPEG family protein, which yields MDTLYWALGGFVFWTLLVGFSLTTYRSIFVLTGKKKSNEFPAGVQHGSEFNWRFNRAHMNCLENVPLFVAVAFLSVSLQKVDSFVNQAALLILAARVLQTTTHLISGSPWFVNIRFTFYSIQIISYAAILLHIFSIL from the coding sequence ATGGATACATTGTATTGGGCCTTAGGTGGTTTTGTGTTTTGGACTTTACTCGTAGGCTTTAGCCTTACAACTTACCGGAGTATCTTTGTGCTTACAGGCAAAAAGAAATCCAATGAATTCCCTGCGGGCGTGCAGCACGGTTCAGAGTTCAATTGGCGTTTTAACAGAGCACATATGAATTGTTTGGAGAATGTTCCTTTGTTTGTTGCCGTTGCGTTTTTAAGTGTAAGTTTACAAAAAGTTGATTCTTTTGTTAACCAAGCAGCTTTGCTCATTTTAGCCGCAAGAGTTTTGCAAACTACTACTCATTTGATATCCGGTTCCCCTTGGTTTGTAAACATTCGGTTTACATTTTACTCGATCCAAATTATTTCTTACGCGGCTATTCTTCTCCACATATTCTCCATTCTGTAG
- a CDS encoding nuclear transport factor 2 family protein — MDIQNNKKIVAEFFSNLNARDMNAAFALLDESLHWWILGNIPVSGDYDLKKISLGLKLIFRAFDNFQFTCKQFTGEEDRVSLIAESHGIRKSTGKAYNNQYHFLFTIKNGKIIKVQEYFDTVHAVWVESP; from the coding sequence ATGGATATACAGAACAACAAAAAGATTGTGGCTGAATTTTTTTCAAATTTGAACGCACGCGATATGAACGCAGCATTTGCTCTCTTGGACGAGAGTTTGCATTGGTGGATTTTAGGCAATATACCGGTGTCAGGTGACTATGATCTAAAAAAGATTAGCCTTGGTCTAAAATTGATCTTTAGAGCTTTTGACAATTTTCAGTTTACTTGTAAACAATTTACAGGAGAGGAAGACCGCGTGAGCCTCATTGCTGAGTCTCATGGAATTCGGAAATCCACAGGCAAAGCATATAACAACCAATATCACTTTCTCTTTACCATCAAGAATGGGAAGATAATAAAGGTGCAGGAGTACTTTGATACCGTACACGCTGTCTGGGTAGAGAGTCCTTGA
- a CDS encoding SpoIIE family protein phosphatase: MSDFQKFLYWRDMALEGNEQILGENLALQKEIEQLKYQILIQNVLLDDFFNNSPTGYVNLDEKGHILKANVTFLDWLGFTRKELLQFSEFQNLLLKSQTAQFEKDFSWIKAGGQTNNQEFTLHKKDGNSLDVYLSGKIVSPPGEAILIRLTIVDVTEKKRTEKDLAKKSKEILQQNLLMKKDLTLAAGIQNALLPPGRAKKYISTLYLPLEKVGGDFFDFLSFTNPNKIGIFISDVAGHGVASAFITAIIKSTIHQMPEEVMDNPSELLSLLNDVILTYSDGRFVTALYAVIDFETGDMVCSHAGHPYPYVFNMDTVKELKLKHKRKPLGILSSEVLSSKQAHYINEEISLRGASRILFFTDGLLEACSEKRGLKFYEELLHDFLMKHRTEDSESLIAGIFSDLMEFLQDSDLNDDVCLVSVDLTVNR, translated from the coding sequence TTGAGCGATTTTCAAAAATTCTTGTATTGGAGGGATATGGCCTTGGAAGGGAATGAGCAGATTTTGGGAGAGAACCTTGCCCTCCAAAAGGAAATTGAGCAACTAAAGTACCAAATCCTTATCCAAAATGTTCTTCTAGATGACTTTTTTAATAACTCCCCCACTGGCTATGTCAACTTGGATGAGAAAGGTCACATTCTAAAGGCGAATGTCACCTTCTTAGACTGGTTAGGTTTTACTCGGAAAGAACTACTCCAATTCTCTGAGTTTCAAAATCTTCTTTTAAAATCACAAACGGCACAATTTGAAAAGGATTTTTCCTGGATCAAAGCAGGTGGCCAAACAAACAACCAAGAGTTCACCTTACACAAAAAAGATGGGAATTCCTTGGATGTCTACCTCTCCGGCAAAATTGTTTCTCCTCCAGGTGAAGCGATATTGATCAGGCTTACCATAGTAGATGTGACAGAAAAAAAACGCACCGAAAAGGATCTCGCAAAAAAATCAAAAGAGATTTTACAGCAAAATTTACTGATGAAAAAGGACTTAACCTTAGCGGCTGGGATCCAAAATGCTCTACTACCTCCCGGACGCGCAAAGAAATACATTTCCACTTTATACCTACCTTTAGAAAAGGTGGGAGGTGACTTTTTTGATTTTTTATCTTTCACAAATCCCAATAAAATTGGAATCTTCATCAGCGATGTAGCCGGTCATGGTGTCGCTTCTGCCTTCATTACAGCCATTATCAAGAGTACGATTCACCAAATGCCAGAAGAAGTGATGGACAACCCTTCCGAACTTCTATCACTATTGAATGATGTAATCCTTACCTACTCCGATGGAAGATTTGTCACGGCACTTTATGCGGTAATAGATTTTGAAACGGGAGATATGGTCTGTTCACATGCAGGCCACCCATACCCTTATGTATTCAATATGGATACGGTCAAAGAATTAAAGTTAAAGCACAAACGAAAGCCCTTAGGAATCTTAAGCTCTGAGGTGCTAAGCTCAAAACAAGCTCATTATATCAATGAAGAGATCAGTTTACGGGGAGCCTCTCGGATTCTTTTTTTTACCGATGGGCTTTTGGAAGCCTGCTCCGAGAAAAGAGGCCTGAAATTCTACGAAGAACTTCTTCATGATTTTTTAATGAAACATAGAACGGAAGATAGTGAGTCTCTCATTGCTGGTATTTTTTCTGATCTCATGGAATTTTTACAAGATTCTGATTTAAATGACGATGTATGTTTGGTGTCGGTTGATCTGACGGTGAATAGGTGA
- a CDS encoding sensor histidine kinase, whose translation MSIKRLFYLIFSVNIILLLLLAGLSIALFRVQSSLAKSQETRLKSIKLADELRQSSDDLTRFARTYVVTGNDFYEKIFNEILAIRNGEKERPENYDRIYWDFVIGPEDIQTTTGTKQSLQSRMIEAGFTNEEFQKLKKAQFNSDELVNLENIAMNAIKGIYQDSKGNFTKRATPNREYAISLMHGLDYHKSKKEIMQPIDEFFQLLEKRTNDNVRKLEKTSIYLISSMIGVIILLIISLSFSFIVIKDKVSNPIDQLTKVAHEIGNQNWSVQIQYESKDEIGRLASAFRILKEKISSLIQDINESNLNLSKSNQDLSQALVELKAAEEQLIHSEKMSTLGQLVAGVAHEINTPLGTIRTAISNVEDAMTYILNFPFEQISLSAHTLLKSIMERDAEPRSNYLSGKERRQKKKEFAELFLSHNIANAEHAADLILDIEMSFPFETWLALLQEKHGASSLELLHKISRLYSNAHNIDNSVERASKIVFALKSYSHRDNSGEKTNISLAESIETVLVIYKSMIKSGIEIIKDFQWAGNISGYADELSQVWTNLIHNAVQAMDGNGEILIRIERDPNPNFVTVSIQDSGKGIPPEVQDKIFDPFFTTKGRGEGTGLGLGIVKKIIEKHQGEIMFHSEVGIGTNFRVRLPL comes from the coding sequence ATGAGTATCAAAAGGCTCTTTTATTTAATCTTTTCCGTAAATATCATCCTCTTACTTTTATTAGCTGGTCTTTCCATTGCCTTATTCCGAGTGCAATCATCATTAGCAAAGAGCCAAGAAACAAGGCTTAAGTCTATCAAACTAGCAGATGAACTTAGACAGAGTTCTGATGATTTAACAAGATTTGCTCGCACCTATGTGGTCACTGGAAACGATTTTTATGAGAAAATTTTCAATGAAATATTAGCCATCCGCAACGGAGAGAAAGAAAGACCTGAAAATTATGACCGTATCTATTGGGATTTTGTCATAGGACCTGAGGACATTCAAACAACAACCGGTACAAAACAGTCTCTTCAATCGCGAATGATTGAAGCAGGTTTTACCAACGAAGAATTCCAAAAACTAAAGAAGGCACAATTCAATTCTGATGAACTTGTGAATTTGGAAAACATCGCGATGAATGCCATCAAAGGCATTTACCAAGACAGCAAAGGAAATTTTACAAAACGAGCCACACCGAACCGGGAATATGCAATTTCTCTCATGCATGGATTGGATTATCATAAATCAAAAAAAGAAATCATGCAACCAATTGATGAGTTCTTCCAACTTTTAGAAAAACGGACCAATGACAATGTTCGTAAACTGGAGAAAACCAGTATTTATTTAATATCGTCCATGATTGGGGTCATCATTTTGTTGATCATCAGTTTATCTTTTTCATTTATCGTAATCAAAGATAAAGTCAGTAACCCTATTGACCAGTTGACAAAGGTTGCGCATGAAATTGGAAATCAAAACTGGTCTGTTCAAATCCAGTATGAATCCAAAGACGAAATTGGCAGATTGGCCTCTGCCTTTCGAATTTTAAAAGAAAAGATTTCTTCCTTGATACAAGATATCAACGAGTCCAATTTAAATCTCTCTAAATCCAACCAAGATCTTTCCCAAGCTCTTGTAGAACTCAAAGCGGCTGAGGAGCAGTTGATCCATTCAGAAAAAATGTCTACTCTTGGTCAATTGGTCGCAGGAGTTGCACATGAAATTAACACTCCACTGGGTACTATCCGTACGGCAATCTCCAATGTAGAAGATGCCATGACTTATATTCTCAATTTCCCTTTTGAGCAAATATCACTCTCGGCCCATACACTACTTAAATCCATCATGGAAAGAGATGCTGAACCTAGATCAAACTATCTCTCAGGCAAAGAACGACGCCAAAAGAAAAAAGAATTCGCCGAGTTATTTCTTTCGCATAATATAGCCAATGCGGAACACGCTGCCGATCTCATTTTAGATATCGAGATGTCTTTTCCTTTCGAAACATGGCTTGCATTATTACAGGAGAAACATGGAGCGAGCTCTCTAGAGTTATTACATAAAATATCTCGTCTCTATTCGAATGCGCACAATATTGATAACTCGGTTGAGAGAGCATCAAAAATTGTCTTTGCATTGAAGAGCTATTCACACCGAGACAATTCAGGTGAGAAAACAAATATCTCACTAGCCGAGAGTATAGAAACCGTTCTTGTGATTTATAAAAGTATGATTAAATCTGGAATTGAGATCATAAAGGATTTTCAGTGGGCTGGAAATATTTCAGGTTATGCGGACGAATTGAGCCAGGTTTGGACAAACCTCATCCACAACGCAGTGCAGGCTATGGACGGAAATGGTGAGATTCTAATCCGTATCGAACGCGATCCAAATCCAAATTTCGTCACTGTAAGCATCCAGGATAGTGGCAAAGGCATCCCTCCTGAGGTCCAGGACAAGATCTTTGATCCTTTTTTCACAACAAAGGGCCGAGGGGAAGGGACAGGCCTAGGGCTCGGGATTGTGAAAAAAATCATTGAAAAGCACCAGGGAGAGATTATGTTTCATTCAGAGGTTGGGATTGGAACCAATTTCAGAGTGAGGTTGCCCCTTTGA
- a CDS encoding response regulator, with the protein MNSERKFMFLCVDDEVTVLESLKEQLRNAFGNSFLYETAESAAEAIDIIDDTLDPNNSIVIVVSDWLMPGMKGDEFMIHLELNFPNIKKILLTGQVDPASLERAKRVGGVDYVITKPWKKDHLISVIRELQVLPTL; encoded by the coding sequence TTGAATTCCGAAAGAAAGTTTATGTTTCTCTGTGTGGATGATGAAGTGACTGTCCTAGAAAGTCTCAAAGAGCAACTTCGAAATGCCTTCGGCAATTCTTTCCTTTATGAAACAGCCGAATCAGCGGCAGAGGCCATTGACATCATTGACGATACTTTGGACCCCAACAACTCAATTGTAATCGTTGTGAGTGATTGGTTAATGCCGGGTATGAAAGGTGATGAATTTATGATCCACCTGGAGTTAAACTTTCCCAATATCAAAAAAATCCTTCTAACTGGCCAGGTAGATCCCGCTTCCTTAGAAAGAGCAAAACGAGTTGGCGGAGTTGATTATGTAATCACAAAACCTTGGAAGAAAGACCATCTAATTTCGGTAATCCGAGAACTCCAAGTTTTACCTACCCTCTAG
- a CDS encoding manganese efflux pump MntP, protein MGLFELLLVSIGLSMDAFAVAVSEGLAFRIFDTKRALHISLSFGCFQGLMPVIGYSLGSVVSESLEAYDHWLICFILWGIGLKMLRDAFTVEPTAKPLSKHSISLKKLLILSFAVSVDAFAIGGTFALMQIEILSSSLIIATTTFLFSFLGLYLGFFTGNKIKRWAEGLGAMLLLGIGAKVLWEHLMK, encoded by the coding sequence ATGGGACTCTTTGAACTCCTTTTAGTATCCATAGGTCTCTCTATGGATGCCTTTGCTGTCGCCGTATCAGAAGGATTGGCCTTTCGTATTTTCGATACCAAACGAGCACTCCACATTTCCTTAAGTTTCGGCTGTTTCCAAGGACTTATGCCTGTTATAGGATACAGTTTGGGCAGTGTAGTCTCAGAATCTTTGGAAGCCTATGACCATTGGCTGATTTGTTTTATCCTATGGGGCATTGGTTTGAAAATGTTACGAGATGCTTTTACCGTGGAGCCAACGGCAAAACCTCTCTCCAAACATTCTATTTCTCTAAAGAAACTCCTCATTTTATCATTCGCTGTCAGTGTGGATGCATTTGCCATCGGTGGAACCTTTGCTCTCATGCAAATCGAGATCCTGAGCTCCTCTCTCATCATCGCAACCACGACCTTTCTATTTTCCTTCCTCGGGCTTTACTTGGGTTTCTTTACGGGCAATAAGATCAAACGATGGGCGGAAGGATTAGGAGCCATGCTTTTGTTGGGCATAGGGGCAAAGGTACTTTGGGAACACCTAATGAAGTAA